TTAATGTTGAGTTATTCTCTCAACACCAAACCGATAACAACACCAGACTCACACACATTACTAATCATGAGCTAGTACGCTGTCACATCGTTAACTAATAAGAAGATTTAATCTTAGAAAGAAACTCATCACCAATATCTTATTTCTGTGGTTGTAATATGCACGCTTTTAGGTGTGATTATCTTAAATGATGGGGATCGCGACATTTATTATTAATTGGTTGTATAAATGCCGAGATTTTTTTCATAAAAAAACTCGTTTACACAGCTAAATTGATAAAAGAATAACTTTGGGGACAATGTTAAGTTCTTTACTCAGAGTTGTTGAACGAACTTAGGCAATGCAATGCGAATAAAATTACTATTAAGGAGATAATTAAATGAATTCATTACAAGAGTATGATAAAAAATCAAATATTATTTCAGTTAAAGAATTCGGAGCCGTAGGGGATGGGTTACAGGATGACACTTTAGCTATTACTAAGGCAATTGATGAAACGTATAAGAGTGGTGGAATTTTACTATTCCCGAGCGGCACTTATATTATTTCATCAGATATTGAATTAAAAAGACAGTTTATTTCCACAGGCGTTGTTTCTTTTAAGGCTCCTGACAATAAAGATCTTTCTCCTAGTGTGGTTTTTTATATTGGACGTAGAATGAATGTTTCAAATGTAACATTTTATAATCTGGTAGTGAAAATTGCGCCAAAAGATAATGAACAAATCTATACTCCGGTTGAGTTAAACGGTGTGAATTTTTTACATTCGAGCCTTCAAATTGGTCAATCGCGTACGATAACAAGTGGATATTCTATTCGTTGTTGTAAATTTACTTCGATTAAGAGCCGAGCATTCAATGGATTAACTGTTCTAAATGCTAATCACGTATTAATCGACAATTGTGAATTTCAAGAGTTCCTAACAGGGATCTATATTGAACCAACAATGTCATTTGCTGCTACTGAAATTCGTATCCAAAATACCCGTATAACAAATTGTGTCGTTTCTGGTATATCTTTAATTGGTACGAATACAGCAAGACTATCTAAAATAATTTTAGATAATTTGGTTATTACAGGTTCATTGCGTGATAGGGATATGTTAAAGCATGGCGGGATTAGAGCATACTTTTGTAATGGTCTTATGATTAATAATATTACAGCCAGTACAATAACAGACACTATAAAATTAGAGGCCTGTACTGATGTAAAAGTTCATAACTCGAATTTAACTTCTAACCAAAGAGCGAGTAATATTAGGGCAACGGGATGTGTTAATGTTGATTTATTCAATTGTGTATTTGATCGTGGTATTGAAGCAGGTTACGCCGTTATTATTGGTGATGCTAATTTCAATGCACAAACAAAAGCAAATACTTATCCAAGTAAATTCTGGCGAATACATGATTGTAGATTTCATTGTATAGCAGTAGGCGTAAAAATTGAATCCACTGATAGTATTTCTGTTTTTAATAATAAATTTTACACAGATATTGCAAAAACAAATACAGGATTATTATGGTTTAGTAAGGAAGTAACAAATGGCCAATACTATAACAATGAATTCTATGCCCCTGGAGAAATAAAAACCATTAGAAATGATTCTTCTGCTAACGTAACAAATACTTATAATGAGCAAAAATTAAATATAATTAAGCCGTCAAGAAATGATTATATTTCAGAACCAATTATAAAAGAGCGTGATTCAGATCTTAATGATGCAACTTCATACCTTATTGAGTTTCGAGTCAATGATTACCGAAATATACGACAAGCAG
Above is a genomic segment from Frischella perrara containing:
- a CDS encoding phosphodiester glycosidase family protein, with the protein product MNSLQEYDKKSNIISVKEFGAVGDGLQDDTLAITKAIDETYKSGGILLFPSGTYIISSDIELKRQFISTGVVSFKAPDNKDLSPSVVFYIGRRMNVSNVTFYNLVVKIAPKDNEQIYTPVELNGVNFLHSSLQIGQSRTITSGYSIRCCKFTSIKSRAFNGLTVLNANHVLIDNCEFQEFLTGIYIEPTMSFAATEIRIQNTRITNCVVSGISLIGTNTARLSKIILDNLVITGSLRDRDMLKHGGIRAYFCNGLMINNITASTITDTIKLEACTDVKVHNSNLTSNQRASNIRATGCVNVDLFNCVFDRGIEAGYAVIIGDANFNAQTKANTYPSKFWRIHDCRFHCIAVGVKIESTDSISVFNNKFYTDIAKTNTGLLWFSKEVTNGQYYNNEFYAPGEIKTIRNDSSANVTNTYNEQKLNIIKPSRNDYISEPIIKERDSDLNDATSYLIEFRVNDYRNIRQAADNYDFKTLSDWMKSINNATLAWNSSAWHVPSKKLGDIVVNGTVYDTYGTENFWWARSMLVIDRYNRLTCRDFSTPSYSSNNPLMIASASIAENAWQTATFQSPLVVDGEVYDPLPYGLVTHYGWFKNLSARMCLGQKNDGSYILLAVDGKSGFAGCTMDQIARKMKDLGCIHAFNLDGGGSASLWYKGKIINNPSIGEGERKIPAIMYI